In the Streptomyces formicae genome, one interval contains:
- a CDS encoding DNA-directed RNA polymerase subunit beta' — MLDVNFFDELRIGLATADDIRQWSHGEVKKPETINYRTLKPEKDGLFCEKIFGPTRDWECYCGKYKRVRFKGIICERCGVEVTRAKVRRERMGHIELAAPVTHIWYFKGVPSRLGYLLDLAPKDLEKVIYFAAYMITFVDEERRTRDLPSLEAHVSVERQQIENRRDSDLEARAKKLETDLAELEAEGAKADVRRKVREGAEREMKQLRDRAQREIDRLDEVWNRFKNLKVQDLEGDELLYRELRDRFGTYFDGSMGAAALQKRLESFDLDEEAERLREIIRTGKGQKKTRALKRLKVVSAFLQTSNSPKGMVLDCVPVIPPDLRPMVQLDGGRFATSDLNDLYRRVINRNNRLKRLLDLGAPEIIVNNEKRMLQEAVDALFDNGRRGRPVTGPGNRPLKSLSDMLKGKQGRFRQNLLGKRVDYSARSVIVVGPQLKLHQCGLPKAMALELFKPFVMKRLVDLNHAQNIKSAKRMVERGRTVVYDVLEEVIAEHPVLLNRAPTLHRLGIQAFEPQLVEGKAIQIHPLVCTAFNADFDGDQMAVHLPLSAEAQAEARILMLSSNNILKPADGRPVTMPTQDMVLGLFFLTTDGELRDTKGEGRAFGSVAEAIMAFDAGELALQSTVDIRFPVGTIPPRGWVPPVAEEGEQEYQQGDSFRLRTSLGRALFNELLPEDYPFVDYSVGKKQLSEIVNDLAERYPKVIVAATLDNLKAAGFFWATRSGVTVAISDVVVPEAKKAIVQGYEAQDEKVQKQYERGLITKDERTQELIAIWTKATNEVAEAMNANFPKTNPIFMMVDSGARGNMMQMRQIAGMRGLVSNAKNETIPRPIKASFREGLSVLEYFISTHGARKGLADTALRTADSGYLTRRLVDVSQDVIIREEDCGTERGLKLKIAVKGEDGVLRKTENVETSVYARMLAEDVVIDGKVIAPANVDLGDVLIDALVANGVEEVKTRSVLTCESAVGTCAFCYGRSLATGKLVDIGEAVGIIAAQSIGEPGTQLTMRTFHTGGVAGDDITQGLPRVVELFEARTPKGVAPISEAAGRIRIEETEKTKKIVVTPDDGSDETPFPISKRAKVLVREGDHVEVGQKLTFGATNPHDVLRILGQRAVQVHLVGEVQKVYNSQGVSIHDKHIEIIIRQMLRRVTIIESGDAELLPGELVERSKFETENRRVVTEGGHPASGRPQLMGITKASLATESWLSAASFQETTRVLTDAAINAKSDSLIGLKENVIIGKLIPAGTGLSRYRNIRVEPTEEAKAAMYSAVGYDDIDYSPFGTGSGQAVPLEDYDYGPYNQ; from the coding sequence GTGCTCGACGTCAACTTCTTCGACGAGCTGCGGATCGGCCTTGCCACCGCGGACGACATCCGACAGTGGTCCCACGGCGAGGTCAAGAAGCCGGAGACCATCAACTACCGCACCCTCAAGCCCGAGAAGGACGGACTCTTCTGCGAGAAGATCTTCGGTCCGACCCGGGACTGGGAGTGCTACTGCGGCAAGTACAAGCGTGTCCGCTTCAAGGGCATCATCTGCGAGCGCTGCGGCGTCGAGGTCACTCGCGCCAAGGTGCGTCGTGAGCGGATGGGCCACATCGAGCTGGCCGCCCCTGTCACGCACATCTGGTACTTCAAGGGCGTCCCGTCGCGCCTCGGCTACCTGCTTGATCTCGCCCCGAAGGACCTCGAGAAGGTCATCTACTTCGCGGCGTACATGATCACGTTCGTGGACGAGGAGCGCCGCACCCGCGACCTGCCCTCCCTGGAGGCGCACGTCTCCGTGGAGCGCCAGCAGATCGAGAACCGTCGCGACTCCGACCTGGAGGCCCGCGCCAAGAAGCTCGAGACCGACCTGGCCGAGCTCGAGGCCGAGGGCGCCAAGGCCGACGTGCGCCGCAAGGTGCGCGAAGGTGCCGAGCGCGAGATGAAGCAGCTGCGCGACCGTGCGCAGCGCGAGATCGACCGTCTCGACGAGGTGTGGAACCGCTTCAAGAACCTCAAGGTCCAGGACCTCGAGGGCGACGAGCTGCTCTACCGCGAGCTGCGTGACCGCTTCGGCACGTACTTCGACGGCTCGATGGGTGCCGCGGCGCTGCAGAAGCGCCTGGAGTCCTTCGACCTCGACGAGGAGGCCGAGCGCCTCCGCGAGATCATCCGTACCGGCAAGGGCCAGAAGAAGACCCGTGCGCTCAAGCGCCTCAAGGTCGTCTCCGCGTTCCTGCAGACCAGCAACAGCCCCAAGGGCATGGTGCTCGACTGCGTGCCGGTCATCCCGCCGGACCTGCGTCCGATGGTGCAGCTGGACGGTGGCCGCTTCGCGACCTCCGACCTGAACGACCTGTACCGCCGCGTGATCAACCGCAACAACCGCCTGAAGCGCCTTCTCGACCTCGGTGCGCCCGAGATCATCGTGAACAACGAGAAGCGCATGCTCCAGGAGGCCGTGGACGCCCTCTTCGACAACGGTCGTCGTGGTCGCCCGGTCACCGGTCCCGGCAACCGCCCGCTGAAGTCCCTGAGCGACATGCTCAAGGGCAAGCAGGGTCGTTTCCGTCAGAACCTTCTCGGTAAGCGCGTGGACTACTCCGCGCGTTCCGTGATCGTCGTCGGTCCGCAGCTGAAGCTGCACCAGTGTGGTCTGCCGAAGGCCATGGCCCTGGAGCTCTTCAAGCCGTTCGTGATGAAGCGTCTGGTCGACCTGAACCACGCGCAGAACATCAAGTCGGCGAAGCGCATGGTCGAGCGCGGCCGCACGGTCGTGTACGACGTCCTGGAAGAGGTCATCGCGGAGCACCCGGTTCTCCTGAACCGTGCGCCCACGCTGCACCGCCTCGGCATCCAGGCCTTCGAGCCGCAGCTGGTCGAGGGCAAGGCCATCCAGATCCACCCGCTCGTCTGCACCGCGTTCAACGCGGACTTCGACGGTGACCAGATGGCCGTGCACCTGCCGCTCTCCGCGGAGGCGCAGGCCGAGGCCCGCATCCTGATGCTGTCCTCGAACAACATCCTCAAGCCCGCCGACGGCCGTCCGGTCACGATGCCGACCCAGGACATGGTCCTCGGTCTGTTCTTCCTGACCACCGACGGTGAGCTCCGTGACACCAAGGGCGAGGGCCGCGCGTTCGGCTCCGTCGCCGAGGCGATCATGGCGTTCGACGCCGGCGAGCTGGCGCTCCAGTCGACGGTCGACATCCGCTTCCCGGTGGGCACCATCCCGCCGCGTGGCTGGGTGCCGCCGGTCGCCGAGGAGGGCGAGCAGGAGTACCAGCAGGGCGACAGCTTCCGGCTGCGTACGTCCCTGGGCCGCGCGCTCTTCAACGAGCTGCTGCCCGAGGACTACCCGTTCGTCGACTACTCGGTCGGCAAGAAGCAGCTCTCCGAGATCGTCAACGACCTCGCCGAGCGCTACCCCAAGGTCATCGTGGCGGCGACGCTCGACAACCTGAAGGCGGCGGGCTTCTTCTGGGCGACCCGTTCCGGTGTCACCGTGGCCATCTCCGACGTCGTGGTCCCCGAGGCCAAGAAGGCGATCGTCCAGGGCTACGAGGCGCAGGACGAGAAGGTCCAGAAGCAGTACGAGCGCGGTCTGATCACCAAGGACGAGCGCACGCAGGAGCTCATCGCGATCTGGACCAAGGCGACCAACGAGGTTGCCGAGGCGATGAACGCGAACTTCCCCAAGACGAACCCCATCTTCATGATGGTTGACTCGGGTGCCCGAGGAAACATGATGCAGATGCGTCAGATCGCCGGTATGCGTGGTCTGGTGTCGAACGCGAAGAACGAGACGATCCCGCGTCCGATCAAGGCGTCGTTCCGTGAGGGCCTCTCGGTCCTCGAGTACTTCATCTCCACGCACGGTGCCCGTAAGGGTCTGGCGGACACGGCTCTCCGTACCGCCGACTCCGGTTACCTCACCCGTCGTCTGGTCGACGTCTCGCAGGACGTCATCATTCGCGAGGAGGACTGTGGCACCGAGCGCGGTCTGAAGCTGAAGATCGCGGTCAAGGGCGAGGACGGTGTGCTCCGCAAGACGGAGAACGTCGAGACCTCGGTGTACGCCCGCATGCTGGCCGAGGACGTCGTCATCGACGGCAAGGTCATCGCGCCGGCCAACGTCGACCTCGGTGACGTCCTCATCGACGCCCTGGTCGCCAACGGCGTCGAGGAGGTCAAGACCCGCTCGGTCCTGACCTGTGAGTCCGCGGTCGGCACCTGTGCCTTCTGCTACGGCCGTTCGCTCGCCACCGGCAAGCTGGTCGACATCGGTGAGGCGGTCGGCATCATCGCCGCCCAGTCCATCGGTGAGCCCGGTACCCAGCTGACGATGCGTACCTTCCACACCGGTGGTGTGGCCGGTGACGACATCACCCAGGGTCTGCCCCGTGTCGTCGAGCTCTTCGAGGCTCGTACGCCCAAGGGTGTCGCCCCGATCTCGGAGGCGGCAGGCCGCATCCGCATCGAGGAGACCGAGAAGACCAAGAAGATCGTCGTCACGCCGGACGACGGCAGCGACGAGACTCCCTTCCCGATCTCGAAGCGCGCCAAGGTCCTCGTGCGTGAGGGTGACCACGTCGAGGTGGGCCAGAAGCTCACCTTCGGTGCCACCAACCCGCACGACGTGCTGCGGATCCTCGGTCAGCGCGCGGTCCAGGTCCACCTGGTCGGCGAAGTCCAGAAGGTCTACAACAGCCAGGGCGTGTCGATCCACGACAAGCACATCGAGATCATCATCCGGCAGATGCTGCGCCGCGTGACGATCATCGAGTCCGGCGACGCGGAGCTGCTGCCGGGCGAGCTCGTCGAGCGCTCGAAGTTCGAGACCGAGAACCGTCGTGTGGTCACCGAGGGCGGTCACCCCGCCTCCGGCCGTCCGCAGCTGATGGGTATCACCAAGGCCTCGCTGGCGACGGAATCCTGGCTGTCGGCCGCCTCCTTCCAGGAGACGACCCGAGTCCTGACGGATGCGGCGATCAACGCCAAGTCCGACAGCCTCATCGGCCTCAAGGAGAACGTCATCATCGGTAAGCTCATCCCGGCCGGTACGGGTCTCTCCCGCTACCGCAACATCCGGGTCGAGCCGACCGAAGAGGCCAAGGCCGCGATGTACTCGGCCGTCGGCTACGACGACATCGACTACTCGCCGTTCGGCACGGGCTCCGGCCAGGCCGTTCCGCTGGAGGACTACGACTACGGGCCTTACAACCAGTAG
- the rpsL gene encoding 30S ribosomal protein S12 has protein sequence MPTIQQLVRKGRQDKVEKNKTPALEGSPQRRGVCTRVFTTTPKKPNSALRKVARVRLTSGIEVTAYIPGEGHNLQEHSIVLVRGGRVKDLPGVRYKIIRGSLDTQGVKNRKQARSRYGAKKEK, from the coding sequence GTGCCTACGATCCAGCAGCTGGTCCGGAAGGGCCGGCAGGACAAGGTCGAGAAGAACAAGACGCCCGCACTCGAGGGTTCGCCCCAGCGCCGCGGCGTCTGCACGCGTGTGTTCACGACCACCCCGAAGAAGCCGAACTCGGCCCTCCGTAAGGTCGCGCGTGTGCGTCTGACCTCCGGGATCGAGGTCACGGCCTACATTCCGGGTGAGGGACACAACCTGCAGGAGCACTCCATCGTGCTCGTGCGTGGTGGCCGTGTGAAGGACCTGCCGGGTGTTCGTTACAAGATCATCCGCGGCTCGCTCGACACCCAGGGTGTCAAGAACCGCAAGCAGGCCCGCAGCCGCTACGGCGCCAAGAAGGAGAAGTAA
- the rpsG gene encoding 30S ribosomal protein S7 has protein sequence MPRKGPAPKRPVIIDPVYGSPLVTSLINKVLLNGKRSTAERIVYGAMEGLKEKTGNDPVITLKRALENIKPTLEVKSRRVGGATYQVPIEVKPGRANTLALRWLVGYSRARREKTMTERLLNELLDASNGLGAAVKKREDTHKMAESNKAFAHYRW, from the coding sequence ATGCCTCGTAAGGGCCCCGCCCCGAAGCGCCCGGTCATCATCGACCCGGTCTACGGTTCTCCTCTGGTGACCTCCCTCATCAACAAGGTGCTGCTGAACGGCAAGCGCTCCACCGCCGAACGCATCGTGTACGGCGCCATGGAGGGCCTGAAGGAGAAGACCGGCAACGACCCGGTCATCACCCTCAAGCGCGCGCTCGAGAACATCAAGCCGACCCTCGAGGTCAAGTCCCGCCGTGTCGGTGGCGCGACCTACCAGGTCCCGATCGAGGTCAAGCCGGGCCGTGCGAACACGCTCGCCCTGCGCTGGCTCGTCGGTTACTCCCGCGCCCGTCGCGAGAAGACCATGACCGAGCGTCTGCTCAACGAGCTCCTCGACGCCTCCAACGGCCTCGGTGCCGCTGTGAAGAAGCGCGAGGACACCCACAAGATGGCCGAGTCCAACAAGGCCTTCGCGCACTACCGCTGGTAG
- the fusA gene encoding elongation factor G, giving the protein MATTSLDLAKVRNIGIMAHIDAGKTTTTERILFYTGVSYKIGEVHDGAATMDWMEQEQERGITITSAATTCHWPLNDVDHTINIIDTPGHVDFTVEVERSLRVLDGAVTVFDGVAGVEPQSETVWRQADRYGVPRICFVNKLDRTGAEFHRCVDMIVDRLGATPIVMQLPIGAEADFKGVVDLVTMKAFVWSAETKMGEAYDIVDIPDTHTEAADEYRGKLLEAVAENDEQMMELYLEGQEPTEEQLYAAIRRITIASGKGGDTTVTPVFCGTAFKNKGVQPLLDAVVRYLPSPLDVEAIEGHDVKDPETVVKRKPSDDEPLSALAFKIASDPHLGKLTFVRIYSGRLEAGTAVLNSVKGKKERIGKIYRMHANKREEIASVGAGDIVAVMGLKQTTTGETLCDDKQPVILESMDFPAPVIQVAIEPKSKGDQEKLGVAIQRLSEEDPSFQVHSDEETGQTIIGGMGELHLEVLVDRMKREFRVEANVGKPQVAYRETIRRTVERVDYTHKKQTGGTGQFAKVQIAIEPITDGDASYEFVNKVTGGRIPREYIPSVDAGAQEAMQFGILAGYEMTGVRVILLDGAYHEVDSSELAFKIAGSQAFKEAARQAKPVLLEPMMAVEVTTPEDYMGDVIGDINSRRGQIQAMEERSGARVVKGLVPLSEMFGYVGDLRSKTSGRASYSMQFDSYAEVPRNVAEEIIAKAKGE; this is encoded by the coding sequence ATGGCTACCACTTCACTTGACCTGGCCAAGGTGCGCAACATCGGCATCATGGCTCACATCGACGCGGGCAAGACGACGACCACCGAGCGGATCCTGTTCTACACCGGTGTCTCGTACAAGATCGGTGAGGTCCACGACGGCGCCGCCACGATGGACTGGATGGAGCAGGAGCAGGAGCGTGGCATCACGATCACCTCTGCTGCCACCACCTGTCACTGGCCGCTGAACGACGTCGACCACACCATCAACATCATCGACACCCCGGGCCACGTCGACTTCACCGTCGAGGTGGAGCGTTCGCTCCGCGTGCTCGACGGTGCCGTGACGGTGTTCGACGGCGTCGCCGGTGTTGAGCCGCAGTCCGAGACCGTGTGGCGTCAGGCGGACCGCTACGGCGTCCCGCGTATTTGCTTCGTCAACAAGCTCGACCGCACCGGTGCCGAGTTCCACCGTTGCGTCGACATGATCGTCGACCGCCTCGGCGCGACCCCGATCGTCATGCAGCTGCCCATCGGCGCAGAGGCTGACTTCAAGGGCGTCGTCGACCTCGTCACGATGAAGGCCTTCGTCTGGTCCGCAGAGACCAAGATGGGCGAGGCCTACGACATCGTCGACATCCCGGACACGCACACCGAGGCCGCCGACGAGTACCGCGGCAAGCTCCTCGAGGCCGTGGCCGAGAACGACGAGCAGATGATGGAGCTGTACCTCGAGGGCCAGGAGCCCACCGAGGAGCAGCTGTACGCGGCGATCCGTCGCATCACCATCGCCTCGGGCAAGGGCGGCGACACCACCGTCACCCCCGTGTTCTGCGGCACCGCGTTCAAGAACAAGGGCGTCCAGCCCCTGCTCGACGCGGTCGTGCGCTACCTGCCGTCCCCCCTGGACGTCGAGGCCATCGAAGGCCACGACGTGAAGGACCCGGAGACGGTCGTCAAGCGCAAGCCGTCCGATGACGAGCCGCTGTCGGCCCTCGCGTTCAAGATCGCGAGCGACCCGCACCTCGGCAAGCTCACCTTCGTCCGGATCTACTCCGGTCGCCTCGAGGCCGGCACCGCGGTGCTGAACTCGGTCAAGGGCAAGAAGGAGCGCATCGGCAAGATCTACCGCATGCACGCGAACAAGCGTGAGGAGATCGCGTCGGTGGGCGCCGGTGACATCGTCGCCGTCATGGGTCTCAAGCAGACCACCACGGGCGAGACGCTCTGTGACGACAAGCAGCCGGTGATCCTGGAGTCCATGGACTTCCCGGCGCCGGTCATCCAGGTCGCCATCGAGCCGAAGTCCAAGGGCGACCAGGAGAAGCTGGGTGTCGCCATCCAGCGCCTCTCGGAGGAGGACCCCTCCTTCCAGGTCCACTCGGACGAGGAGACCGGCCAGACCATCATCGGTGGTATGGGCGAGCTTCACCTCGAGGTGCTCGTCGACCGCATGAAGCGCGAGTTCCGCGTCGAGGCGAACGTCGGCAAGCCGCAGGTCGCGTACCGCGAGACGATCCGTCGGACCGTCGAGCGCGTGGACTACACCCACAAGAAGCAGACCGGTGGTACCGGTCAGTTCGCCAAGGTGCAGATCGCGATCGAGCCGATCACGGACGGCGACGCGTCGTACGAGTTCGTGAACAAGGTCACCGGTGGCCGCATCCCGCGGGAGTACATCCCGTCGGTGGACGCCGGTGCGCAGGAGGCCATGCAGTTCGGCATCCTGGCCGGCTACGAGATGACTGGCGTCCGCGTCATCCTTCTCGACGGTGCCTACCACGAGGTCGACTCCTCCGAGCTCGCCTTCAAGATCGCCGGTTCGCAGGCCTTCAAGGAGGCCGCGCGGCAGGCGAAGCCCGTACTGCTCGAGCCGATGATGGCCGTTGAGGTCACCACGCCCGAGGACTACATGGGCGATGTCATTGGCGACATCAACTCCCGCCGTGGCCAGATCCAGGCCATGGAGGAGCGCAGTGGCGCTCGCGTCGTGAAGGGCCTCGTGCCCCTCTCGGAGATGTTCGGCTACGTCGGAGACCTCCGCAGCAAGACGTCGGGTCGCGCAAGCTACTCAATGCAGTTCGACTCCTACGCCGAGGTTCCGCGGAACGTCGCCGAGGAGATCATCGCGAAGGCCAAGGGCGAGTAA
- the tuf gene encoding elongation factor Tu — MAKAKFERTKPHVNIGTIGHIDHGKTTLTAAITKVLHDAYPELNEASAFDQIDKAPEERQRGITISIAHVEYQTEGRHYAHVDCPGHADYIKNMITGAAQMDGAILVVAATDGPMPQTKEHVLLARQVGVPYIVVALNKADMVDDEEILELVELEVRELLSEYEFPGDDVPVVKVSALKALEGDKEWGESVLNLMKAVDESIPEPERDVDKPFLMPIEDVFTITGRGTVVTGRIERGILKVNETVDIIGIKTEKTTTTVTGIEMFRKLLDEGQAGENVGLLLRGIKREDVERGQVIIKPGSVTPHTEFEAQAYILSKDEGGRHTPFFNNYRPQFYFRTTDVTGVVTLPEGTEMVMPGDNTEMTVELIQPVAMEEGLKFAIREGGRTVGAGQVIKINK; from the coding sequence GTGGCGAAGGCGAAGTTCGAGCGGACTAAGCCGCACGTCAACATCGGCACCATCGGTCACATTGACCACGGTAAGACGACCCTCACGGCCGCCATTACCAAGGTGCTGCACGACGCGTACCCCGAGCTGAACGAGGCCTCGGCCTTCGACCAGATCGACAAGGCTCCCGAAGAGCGCCAGCGCGGTATCACGATCTCGATCGCGCACGTCGAGTACCAGACCGAGGGCCGTCACTACGCCCACGTCGACTGCCCCGGTCACGCGGACTACATCAAGAACATGATCACGGGTGCCGCGCAGATGGACGGCGCCATCCTCGTGGTCGCCGCCACCGACGGCCCGATGCCGCAGACCAAGGAGCACGTGCTCCTGGCCCGCCAGGTCGGCGTTCCGTACATCGTCGTCGCCCTGAACAAGGCCGACATGGTGGACGACGAGGAGATCCTGGAGCTCGTCGAGCTCGAGGTCCGTGAGCTCCTCTCCGAGTACGAGTTCCCGGGCGACGACGTTCCGGTCGTCAAGGTCTCGGCGCTCAAGGCGCTCGAGGGCGACAAGGAGTGGGGTGAGTCCGTCCTCAACCTGATGAAGGCTGTCGACGAGTCCATCCCGGAGCCCGAGCGTGACGTCGACAAGCCGTTCCTGATGCCGATCGAGGACGTCTTCACGATCACCGGTCGTGGCACCGTCGTCACCGGTCGTATCGAGCGCGGCATCCTCAAGGTCAACGAGACCGTCGACATCATCGGCATCAAGACCGAGAAGACCACCACCACGGTCACCGGTATCGAGATGTTCCGCAAGCTGCTCGACGAGGGCCAGGCCGGTGAGAACGTCGGTCTGCTCCTCCGTGGCATCAAGCGCGAGGACGTCGAGCGCGGCCAGGTCATCATCAAGCCCGGTTCGGTCACGCCGCACACCGAGTTCGAGGCCCAGGCCTACATCCTGTCGAAGGACGAGGGTGGCCGTCACACCCCCTTCTTCAACAACTACCGCCCGCAGTTCTACTTCCGCACCACGGACGTGACCGGCGTCGTGACCCTCCCCGAGGGCACCGAGATGGTCATGCCGGGCGACAACACTGAGATGACCGTTGAGCTCATCCAGCCCGTCGCGATGGAAGAGGGCCTGAAGTTCGCCATCCGTGAGGGTGGCCGGACCGTCGGCGCCGGCCAGGTCATCAAGATCAACAAGTAA
- the rpsJ gene encoding 30S ribosomal protein S10 — MAGQKIRIRLKAYDHEVIDSSAKKIVETVTRTGASVAGPVPLPTEKNVYCVIKSPHKYKDSREHFEMRTHKRLIDILDPTPKTVDSLMRLDLPAGVDIEIKL; from the coding sequence ATGGCGGGACAGAAGATCCGCATCCGGCTCAAGGCCTACGACCACGAGGTCATCGACTCCTCGGCGAAGAAGATCGTCGAGACGGTGACGCGTACTGGTGCGTCGGTCGCGGGCCCGGTGCCGCTGCCCACTGAGAAGAACGTGTACTGCGTCATCAAGTCGCCGCACAAGTACAAGGACTCGCGCGAGCACTTCGAGATGCGCACGCACAAGCGCCTGATCGACATCCTCGACCCGACGCCCAAGACCGTTGACTCGCTGATGCGCCTGGACCTTCCGGCCGGCGTTGACATCGAGATCAAGCTCTGA
- the rplC gene encoding 50S ribosomal protein L3, protein MTKQIKGILGEKLGMTQVWDENNRVVPVTVVKAGPCVVTQVRTNDSDGYESVQIAFGEIDPRKVNKPLKGHFAKADVTPRRHLVEIRTAGASEYVLGQELTAETFEAGIKVDVTGKSKGKGFAGVMKRHNFAGGKASHGAHRVHRKPGSIGGCATPGRVFKGQRMAGRMGSERVTTQNLTVHAVDAEKGLLLIKGAVPGPNGGLVLVRTAAKGA, encoded by the coding sequence ATGACCAAGCAGATCAAGGGCATCCTGGGCGAGAAGCTCGGCATGACCCAGGTCTGGGACGAGAACAACCGTGTCGTCCCGGTGACCGTGGTCAAGGCCGGACCCTGCGTCGTTACCCAGGTCCGTACGAATGACAGCGACGGCTACGAGTCGGTCCAGATCGCCTTCGGCGAGATCGACCCGCGCAAGGTGAACAAGCCCCTCAAGGGTCACTTCGCCAAGGCCGACGTGACCCCCCGTCGCCACCTCGTCGAGATCCGTACCGCTGGTGCCAGCGAGTACGTCCTCGGCCAGGAGCTGACTGCCGAGACGTTCGAGGCCGGTATCAAGGTCGACGTCACCGGCAAGAGCAAGGGCAAGGGCTTCGCCGGTGTGATGAAGCGTCACAACTTCGCCGGTGGCAAGGCCTCCCACGGTGCCCACCGCGTGCACCGCAAGCCCGGTTCCATCGGTGGCTGCGCCACGCCTGGCCGTGTCTTCAAGGGCCAGCGCATGGCCGGTCGCATGGGCAGCGAGCGGGTCACCACCCAGAACCTGACCGTCCACGCCGTTGACGCGGAGAAGGGCCTGCTGCTCATCAAGGGCGCGGTTCCTGGTCCGAACGGCGGCCTCGTCCTGGTCCGTACTGCGGCCAAGGGGGCCTGA
- the rplD gene encoding 50S ribosomal protein L4, with protein MSTIDILSPAGDKTGTVELPAEIFDVEKISIPLLHQVVVAQLAAARQGTHKTKRRGEVRGGGKKPYRQKGTGRARQGSTRAPQFAGGGVVHGPQPRDYSQRTPKKMKAAALRHALTDRARNARIHVVTNVVEGDISTKAAKTLLGKVSERKNVLLVIDRADETSLLSARNLPQVHILEPGQLNTYDVLVSDDVVFTKAAFESFVSGPKANETEGSEA; from the coding sequence ATGAGCACCATTGACATCCTTTCGCCGGCAGGCGACAAGACCGGGACGGTCGAGCTCCCCGCGGAGATCTTCGACGTCGAGAAGATCAGCATCCCGCTGCTTCACCAGGTCGTCGTCGCACAGCTGGCCGCGGCCCGTCAGGGCACGCACAAGACCAAGCGTCGCGGCGAAGTCCGCGGTGGCGGTAAGAAGCCTTACCGTCAGAAGGGCACCGGCCGCGCGCGCCAGGGTTCGACCCGTGCGCCGCAGTTCGCCGGCGGTGGCGTCGTCCACGGCCCGCAGCCGCGTGACTACTCGCAGCGGACCCCGAAGAAGATGAAGGCCGCGGCCCTGCGCCACGCCCTCACCGACCGGGCCCGCAACGCTCGCATCCACGTTGTCACCAACGTGGTCGAGGGCGACATCTCCACGAAGGCCGCGAAGACGCTGCTCGGCAAGGTCAGCGAGCGCAAGAACGTGCTCCTGGTCATCGACCGCGCGGACGAGACTTCGCTGCTCTCCGCCCGCAACCTGCCCCAGGTGCACATCCTGGAGCCGGGCCAGCTGAACACGTACGACGTGCTCGTCTCGGACGACGTGGTCTTCACCAAGGCCGCCTTCGAGTCCTTCGTGTCTGGCCCCAAGGCCAATGAGACCGAAGGGAGCGAAGCCTGA